The Deinococcus deserti VCD115 region ACTGATCCGCGTGCTGCATCCGGAGGCGCTCAAGTGACCGGAAGCGACGAGGCGACCCGCCTGCGCCGCGAGCAGGCCATGAAGGAACTGGCCGAAGCTCGTGACGCTCATCAGAAGGCCGAGGGCATCAGCAAGGGTCGCCGGGGACTGCTGATCGTGAACACCGGCAAGGGCAAGGGCAAAACCACCGCTGCCCTTGGCCTGATGATGCGGGCGCACGGCCGGGGCCTGAAGGTCCGGATGTTCCAGTTCCTGAAACACGAGAACGCGAAATTTGGCGAGCACCGCGCCCTTGACGCCCTGGGCCTGCCCTACGAGGGTCTGGGTGACGGGTTTACCTGGCGTTCGCGTGACCTGGAGAACTCGGCTGACATGGCCGCCCACGGCTGGACGCTGGCCCGGGAAGCCATCGAGAGCGGCGGCTACGACCTGGTCGTGCTCGACGAGTTCACCTACCCGCTGAAGTACGGCTGGGTCAGCTGGGCCGAAGTTGAGCAGACCCTGCGCGCCCGCGATCCGAAGCTGCACGTGGTGATCACCGGCCGTGACGCGCTGCCGGAACTGGTCGAGCTGGCCGATACTGTCAGTGAAATCAACCCGGTTAAGCACGCATATGCCTCGGGTATCGGGGCGCAGACAGG contains the following coding sequences:
- the cobO gene encoding cob(I)yrinic acid a,c-diamide adenosyltransferase: MKELAEARDAHQKAEGISKGRRGLLIVNTGKGKGKTTAALGLMMRAHGRGLKVRMFQFLKHENAKFGEHRALDALGLPYEGLGDGFTWRSRDLENSADMAAHGWTLAREAIESGGYDLVVLDEFTYPLKYGWVSWAEVEQTLRARDPKLHVVITGRDALPELVELADTVSEINPVKHAYASGIGAQTGIEY